The following are from one region of the Nicotiana tomentosiformis chromosome 7, ASM39032v3, whole genome shotgun sequence genome:
- the LOC104104386 gene encoding uncharacterized protein → MEDHGVGSKVTGIRQIVRLKELLHKWQNVTLSPKANNNQNHCTNGHHFRSSNNNSNGNIYGGISPAIMKRLKSSNVCCDSDDESCQSPEPPHGVPKGYLAVYVGPELRRFIIPTSYLSDPLFKVLLEKVEEEFGFDHTGGLTIPCEIETFKYLLQCMENHQREHGSDHQHDSAGSSLQIEG, encoded by the exons ATGGAAGATCATGGAGTTGGAAGCAAAGTGACAGGTATTAGGCAAATTGTGAGACTCAAAGAGTTATTACATAAATGGCAGAAtgtgacacttagtcccaaagcaAACAACAACCAAAACCATTGTACTAATGGCCACCATTTTCGATCTTCCAATAACAATAGTAATGGAAATATTTATGGAGGCATATCACCAGCTATAATGAAGAGGTTAAAGAGTTCAAATGTATGTTGCGATTCAGACGACGAGAGTTGCCAGAGTCCAGAGCCACCACATGGTGTTCCTAAAGGTTATTTAGCTGTTTATGTTGGACCTGAGCTTAGAAGATTTATAATTCCTACAAGTTATCTTAGTGATCCTTTGTTCAAAGTTTTGTTGGAAAAAGTTGAAGAAGAGTTTGGATTTGATCATACTGGTGGACTTACAATTCCTTGTGAGATTGAGACTTTTAAGTACTTACTTCAGTGTATGGAAAATCATCAGAGAGAACATGGTTCTGATCATCAACATGATTCTG CTGGCTCTTCATTGCAAATTGAGGGGTGA